A single window of Chitinophagaceae bacterium DNA harbors:
- the pyk gene encoding pyruvate kinase, translating to MEKKTRIVATLGTKMGKNGRTVDNKQILTKLIQKGLNVIRLNFSHITQEKDRMEIKELVRIVREEINEELGTNVCFLQDLQGPKIRVGKMNTDIYVKDGDTIIITTHILDNTYEGKIPKIFCDYEYFCEDVEVGHSVFINDGYIEMRVKEKDMHKKEVTCSVINGGKISSHKGINLPQTLVKAASLTPDDENDLHFGIEVLKVEWVAISFVKTGADIIDLRNKINDISRNAKQDCPKIIAKIETPEALKNIDSIIKETDAIMVARGDLAVETPLYNVPILQKEMIKKCNANGKAVIVATQMLESMITNPRPTRAEVSDVANAVLDGADAVMLSGETSATDALYHVEVVETMAKIIQHTEQNLSDTKINGVEIRSNIYNKIQKYPDFSTESRSNDELVRGACIIAKEINATKIIATSRSGYTGLRIAIHRPECDIFIFSENRFVVKMLNLIWGINTFYIQKRGDSLESTFDIIRKKLLDEKKAKTGEKVVFITDSFLVTEKIKGFCDTIKIEKI from the coding sequence ATGGAAAAAAAAACGCGGATAGTTGCTACTTTGGGGACGAAGATGGGGAAAAATGGTAGAACTGTGGATAATAAACAAATCCTTACAAAATTAATACAGAAAGGATTGAATGTTATACGTTTAAATTTTTCTCATATCACTCAAGAAAAGGATAGGATGGAAATTAAAGAGTTGGTAAGGATAGTAAGAGAAGAGATTAATGAAGAGTTAGGGACAAATGTTTGTTTTTTACAAGATTTACAAGGTCCGAAAATACGTGTTGGGAAAATGAATACAGATATTTATGTAAAAGATGGAGATACAATAATTATAACTACACATATCTTAGATAATACATATGAGGGGAAAATTCCAAAAATATTTTGCGATTATGAGTATTTTTGTGAAGATGTAGAAGTAGGCCATTCTGTGTTTATTAATGATGGATATATTGAGATGCGGGTAAAAGAAAAAGATATGCATAAAAAGGAAGTTACTTGTTCTGTTATAAATGGGGGAAAAATTTCTTCTCACAAAGGAATAAACTTACCACAAACTCTTGTCAAAGCTGCTTCTTTAACCCCCGATGATGAAAATGATTTACATTTTGGAATAGAAGTTTTAAAAGTAGAATGGGTTGCTATTTCTTTTGTAAAAACGGGTGCTGATATAATAGATTTGAGAAACAAAATTAATGATATAAGTAGGAACGCAAAACAAGATTGTCCAAAGATAATTGCAAAAATAGAAACTCCTGAGGCACTGAAAAATATAGATTCTATTATCAAAGAAACAGATGCTATTATGGTGGCGAGGGGAGATTTGGCAGTAGAAACGCCTCTTTATAATGTTCCTATTTTGCAAAAAGAAATGATAAAGAAGTGTAATGCCAATGGAAAAGCGGTCATAGTAGCGACTCAGATGTTGGAGAGTATGATAACAAATCCTCGTCCCACAAGGGCAGAAGTGAGTGATGTAGCAAATGCAGTATTAGACGGTGCTGATGCTGTTATGCTTTCGGGAGAAACTTCTGCTACTGATGCTTTGTATCATGTTGAGGTTGTAGAAACCATGGCAAAGATTATTCAACATACAGAACAAAATCTTTCAGATACAAAAATTAATGGAGTAGAAATACGTAGTAATATATATAATAAGATACAAAAATACCCTGATTTTTCTACAGAGAGTCGATCTAATGATGAGTTGGTAAGGGGTGCTTGTATAATAGCAAAAGAAATTAATGCAACAAAAATAATTGCTACTTCTCGGAGTGGCTATACGGGGTTGCGTATAGCTATACATAGACCTGAATGCGATATATTTATTTTTTCAGAGAATCGTTTTGTGGTAAAAATGCTCAATCTTATATGGGGTATTAATACTTTTTATATCCAAAAAAGGGGTGATTCTTTGGAAAGCACTTTTGATATCATTAGAAAAAAGTTATTAGATGAAAAGAAAGCAAAAACAGGGGAGAAAGTGGTCTTTATTACGGATTCTTTTTTGGTTACCGAAAAAATAAAAGGTTTTTGCGATACTATTAAAATAGAAAAAATATAA
- a CDS encoding efflux RND transporter periplasmic adaptor subunit, with protein MNTNKKLRNILFFVIFLLFVAYLAENKFHFLASRGSVPTSLPKQAVPLYVKAMVVKPKAFDEKLTVTGTLIAYEQIDIISEVSGKIQRILFKEGDWVKKGQLLIQLDVSYLEAQLEKLHFSKKLYETNEFRQRKLLEKEAISQEEYDIAITQLNTTNADIKVLENQIQKSFLKAAFSGYIGLRMVSEGAFITSNTDISTLTNKDSIKIEFSIPGKYSHLAKKGKKIFFSSDISKRSYEGIIYAVSSVVDQATRTLKVRGIVPNKDNDLFPGQFTTVDIVLEHKENAILIPTESIVNDINGNKIFLSKNNIAVEQVVTMGTRTSTEVEILDGVNTQDTLIISGLLQIKNGTSLYISDFIQ; from the coding sequence ATGAATACAAATAAAAAACTACGTAATATTCTTTTTTTTGTTATTTTTTTACTCTTTGTTGCGTATCTTGCGGAAAATAAATTTCATTTTTTAGCGTCTCGTGGTTCTGTTCCTACTTCTTTACCGAAGCAAGCAGTTCCTTTATATGTAAAAGCTATGGTAGTAAAACCAAAAGCATTTGATGAGAAACTCACGGTAACGGGTACTCTTATTGCATACGAGCAAATAGATATTATATCGGAGGTTTCGGGGAAAATCCAAAGGATTCTTTTTAAAGAGGGTGATTGGGTAAAAAAAGGGCAATTGCTTATACAATTAGATGTTTCTTATTTAGAAGCACAATTAGAGAAGTTACATTTTTCTAAAAAATTATACGAAACGAATGAATTTCGTCAGAGAAAGCTTTTGGAGAAAGAAGCTATTAGTCAAGAAGAGTATGATATAGCTATTACTCAGTTGAATACCACTAATGCTGACATTAAAGTATTAGAGAATCAAATACAAAAGTCTTTTCTAAAAGCGGCTTTTAGTGGCTATATAGGTTTAAGGATGGTGAGCGAGGGAGCATTTATTACTTCTAATACAGATATTTCTACTCTTACGAATAAAGATTCTATCAAAATAGAGTTTTCTATACCAGGGAAATATAGTCATTTAGCAAAAAAGGGGAAAAAGATATTTTTTTCTTCGGATATTTCTAAAAGGAGTTACGAAGGAATAATATATGCTGTTTCATCGGTAGTAGATCAGGCGACAAGAACTTTGAAAGTAAGGGGTATTGTTCCTAATAAAGACAATGATCTTTTTCCGGGGCAGTTTACTACGGTTGACATTGTTTTAGAACATAAAGAAAATGCTATTTTAATTCCTACTGAGTCCATTGTAAATGATATTAATGGCAATAAAATCTTTCTATCTAAAAATAATATTGCTGTTGAGCAGGTTGTTACTATGGGAACGAGAACTTCCACAGAAGTAGAAATATTAGACGGTGTCAATACACAAGATACTCTTATCATTTCTGGGTTATTGCAAATAAAAAATGGTACCTCATTATATATTTCAGATTTTATTCAGTAA